The following is a genomic window from Halodesulfovibrio sp..
GGGAAATATTGACGAACTACGCAATGCTGCCGCAACCCTGATGCAAAGAACAGATCTTGATCTTATTCTTGTTGCCGGAACTGATGCGACCACTGCTATTTTAGAAAAAAACAACGGTAAAACCCCAATAGTTGCTTTTTCGGTCGCAGACCCTGTCCTCTCTGGTTTTGTAAAAAGCAGCCACGACTCAGGCGTAGACAACTTTACTGTTCGCATTGTCCCCGGTCGGTATAAACGCATGTTTGATGTGTTCTATAGCATTGCAAAGTACAAGCGGCTCGGCATTATGTACCACAATTCCCCCAGCACTATGTTGTTTTCAAGTGTACAAGATGCACGGGCTGCCGCAGCAGAAAACGGGTACGAACTTGTTGAGTATCCGTACTTGCCGGAATCAGAAAACACTGCTTCCTGCAAAAAAGGACTCAAATTTTTGCTAGACAAAAACATTGATGCCTTTTTCATAGGCTCCTTACTTTGCTTTGACTGGACAAAAGCTGACGTTACACCGCTTATCGATACGTTAATCGATCACAATGTGGTTACTTTTGCACGCGAGGGAACCCCTCTCGTTAAGCGCGGTGGATTGATGGGCTTTTCCACAATTAGTTTCTCAAAACGCGGACGATTTCTTGCGGAGCGCGTTATCAAGATTTTACAAGGAGCCTCTCCTCGCTCCCTTTCGATGATTGATAACGCGATCCCAAAAATTTCATTAAATCTCCTGACAGCTGAAAAAATCGGATTCAATCCCCCTCTGGATCTGCTTGCAGCCAGCGATGAGGTCTTTCTTTCCATCGACGGATCTTGCGTAAATCAATCAAATTCTAATCAATCATTTTACACTGAACAGGAATAGTTATGCGATTTATTGTGCGAGGGGCTCAACATGAAGACCTTCAGGAATTGTGTCGCTTAGCAGTTCAGGCTCCTTTATTAAGCCTGCAAGCAAAGCCGGATATTTTAGCTGAACGAATTGAAACCAGCATCCAGTCTTTTGCAGAAAAGCTGCCGCCGGAAGCATCCATCTATCAGTTTGTATGTGAAGATTTAGCAACGAAAAAACTCGCCGGAGCATCTACGCTTTTTGGGTCATATATATCCGAATCCAGCCCGCAACATTATATTGAGGTTATTGATAAGGATGAATCCCAGCAATACCGAAGAGGTGTTGAGACCAGACGTTTCAGCGGTCTGGGAGGACTCCTTGTAGACAGCATGTTCCGCAATACACATTACAAATTAGGCTCCCAGCTGAGTCATGTGCGCATGCTTTATGCAGGTATGAGACCGGAACGTTTCACGCCTACCCTTGTCTTAGAACTGCTCGGCAAGGTTAATACAAAAGGACAGTCCTACTTCTGGAACTGTTTTGGAAAAAAATTTACTGGGATGGAATTTTCAGAAGCTTTTGAGCGGATATGTTGCAATGATCGAGAATTTATCGACATGTTCCCAAAAGAATACGAATTGCCGCACGGCTGCTCCAAGGCACGTATCAGTGAGAACTCTGTCCCCTTGTCTTCCCGCGGCTCACAATGCCTTTCTAAACGGCTGGGTTTCACATTTCAAAATAAAGTCGACCCAGTAGACGGTGCTTTGTACTACAGCGCAGAATACTGCAATCTGGTTCCGCTGCAAAAAGCTGCATGGTACTCCTATAAGCAGGGGAACATCAAAGGCAATCTGCATTTACTGGCGACGCTCACGAAAAATGGTGAGTTCTACGGAGCCATGACACACTGCGGCTTTCAAAACGGAACAGCTGTTATTCGCAACAATATATGCGATGCCCTGCGGGCAGCAGACAGTGGATCAATTTTCATTGCCCCGCGCTGCTAAATGCAGCTGCGCAAGGCTCCCGTTTCTGGATTGGCGGGAGCCTTCCTTTTTTCAACTGGATGGATGCCAACGACATCACAAAAAGCTCTGCTCAGAGCCTTTATATCGAAGTACAAGCATCGTGATGTCATCCGACTGAGGTGCACCGTCGCTAAAGGCATCAACATCCTTCCGGACTTCATACAACAAGTCACCAAGACGTAATGAACTTTTTGCTTCCATCAAAGCCAAAAGACGATCAGTACCATAGAGCTCTTTTTGCTTATTCATAGCTTCAGTCACGCCGTCTGTGTAGATAAAAAGGGTGTCATTTTTCTCAAGTTGCAATTCAAAAGACGTGTACGTACTACCTTCCATACCACCAACAACTAACCCGCTGACACCGTGTACGTTGTGTGGCTTTCCATTATGCACAAGCACAGGTGGCAAGTGACCACCGCTTGCAAACTGCATTGTGCCAGTAGGCACATGCAATACTCCAATAAACAGAGTAACAAACATACTGCGAGGGTTGTCCTGACTTAATACATCATTTATTTTTTCCATCGCAACATGCACCGGTACGCCTTCCTGCATTGTCGAGCGAATCGTCGCAACCGTAACAGCCATGTACAAAGCAGCTGGCACGCCATTATCTGAAACATCACCTACAACAAGGCAAAGATGGTCATCGTCCACAAAAAAGAAATCATATAAATCGCCTCCAACTTCTTTTGCGGAATCAAGAGCAGCATACAAAGTAAATTCATTACGATCAGGGTAGGCAGGAAATGTTTTGGGCAGCATTCCTTCCTGAATTTCACGAGCAACAACAAGTTCGCTTTGAATACGTTCTTTGGCAGCCGTCGCAGCCATCATGGTAGATACGCTTTCGTTCAGCTCCTCACACATAAAACGGATAGAGCGTGCAAGGTCACCAACTTCATCAGTACGTTTGACAGGCAACTCAGCAGTAAGTTCGTTAATAACATTTTGCTCTGTGAAGTCCTGACGGGGCAAGCGCAGTGCAAAGTTTGATAACATCTCTATGGGTTTTATCAGACGCTGTGCAATAAATAAGGCAAAAAGAAAGCCCCAAATAGCAATAAAAAAAATGATTGCTACTTGCTGATTAAACAGCGTGTAGGCAGGCTTCTGAATTTCTGCAACTGGTGCTGCAACAAGTACGTACCAGTCCAGCGGACGTATATATACAAATCGGAACTCTATTTCACCAGCTACCGGATCATTAATGGTCATAGTTCGATGTCCGCTACCCGCAGCGTTAATAATCGCCGCCTGCACAGATGTATCCGGCTGTTGCAATGATGTATTAATCATCACCTCTCCCGTACCGGAAAAAAGTGTGATGTAGCCCGTTTCGTATACAGATATTTTGGAGAATGTGGCAGCAAGCGATGAAATTAGCTTAGAGAGCTGCACGTCTGCGGCAGCTTGAATATCTGCCAGCGAGGTAAACACTCCGATGGACCATCCTTTACTGACCATCGGAAAAAAGAACACTAACGATTTTGCTTTCTCTGTAGAACGTGCATGTTGAAATACAGTAAATTCGCCATCAGGCGGTAAATTCTCTGGAACAGCGACCTGTGCAAGGTCTCGATCTTTCATATCTTGTATATTACAAAGAGAATATTTCGCATCTATATCTACAAGACCGGAAATTAAATCCCCTTTGGTATCATAAAGAAAAACACGCGTCGTATTTTTAGATACACTATTCAATGAATTTACCATTTTAACAGCAGCATTGACATTGCTGTCTGGAAGTTCATTTAAAAAAGTACTGACGCGAACAGCTGTTTGACGTAAATTTGCTTTTCGTTCTGTTACAGTTGTAAACTTGGAAGAAAGCAGACGAGAATAACTGCTGTCGATATTCAGTTCTACTAGATGAAGTATATTAGAAAGAGAACGTTCTTCTGCATTACGCATTGCAACAACAACACTTGCTCTTGTTAAATATATTAATGGCAATGCAGCCACCGCAATAATTAGCACTAATACAATTGTTGTTCGCGTCCTGATCGATTTTATGTATTTCATACTTGGCAACAATGTTTACAGAGTATTGGTTAATTATATAAGGTTACCCTTTTATTTCCCTTACAACAGTATTCAAACATCCGCAAAGCATATATAAGGGGTACGTATGCAACTTAATGTCACACAAAAAGATGATTTCTTTATTCTACAAGTAAACGGTCGTATGGATGCCGCTAACTCAGTTCAATTCGAAAATGAATGCATGGCTCTTTTTGAAAATGGAATGCGCTGCGCTGTCGTAGACTTAGGTAAGGTTGAATATATCAGCTCCGCTGGTCTCAGAAGCATTCTTGTTCTTGCAAAAAAGCTCCGGTCTGAACATGGAGAGATTCGCTTTTGTGAATTACATGGAATGGTTGAAGAAGTTTTTACTATTTCCGGATTTAACAGCATGTTCGCCATTTATGATAGTTGCGATGCAGCATTAGCAAAGAGAGCATGACACTATGAGCGACATTCTGAATCTTCCAGCATCACTGGAAAGCCTTATTCCGCTTCATAAATTTATTTCCTGCAAAGCAGAAAATGATAAGATACCTGCAATGCAGGTTAAACGTATCGAACTCGTCATCGAGGAGCTTATAGTCAACCTTGTAGAACACGCCGACCTAAGCAAAAACAGTAATGTTTCTATAAAATGGAGCATTGAAACTGATGCCCGAACCAACAAGCGGCAGTGTGTACTACATATTCACGACTGGAGTCATGAATTCAACCCGCTTACCGCCCCGCCCCCAGACATTAGCGCCGACATCGACCGCCGTGCTATCGGCGGACTCGGATTGCATTTTGTACGCACCATGAGTGATGCATGTGTTTACAACCGATACAACAATACCAACATACTTCGATTAGCATTTAATTTACCGTGCGAATAAGCTCCGAATGAGGAAGACCCATGCCCGCTACTGAACCTACTGTTTTTACGCATCTACTTGCTGTATGTGATTCCATTGCTCAGGGAAGCTACGATCAAGCGCGAGATCTTTACCAACTAACGCAGACGGAAACTACTCCCGCGATTGTTTCAGAGCTGGCAGAAGCTTTTGGTCTTATGCTGGTAAAGTTGGAAGCTCGAGAGTTTCACCTCGAACAAATAATCGAAGAACTCACAGCTACCCGCGACAAACTAGAGCAGGCACGGGCACTGCTCGCTAAAGAAAACACATCGCTAAAGCGCGACCTTCAAAACAAGTATGCAGCGGTTAACATCATTGGCAGTAACAGTAAGATGCAATCACTTCTCAAGCAGCTTGAGCGTGTTGCAGATGCTCCGGTAACGGTGCTGTTAGCCGGAGAAACCGGCGTCGGAAAAGATTTGCTGGCGAAAACACTACACTATTCAAGCACCCGTGCTTCGCACCCTTATGTAGCGCTAAACTGCTCTGCAATCCCTGAAACTCTTCTTGAAAGTGAATTGTTCGGTATTGAAAAAGGGGTGGCATCCGGTGTGAGTGCAAGAGTAGGCAGGTTTGAACAGGCAGACGGCGGGACGCTTTTTCTTGATGAGATTGGTGACATGCCACTCGCCAGTCAGGCTAAAATTTTGCGCGTCATCGAAAATGGAGAAGTCGAACGGGTTGGCGGTAGAGACACCATTACAATTAACACCCGCCTGATAGCAGCGACACACAAAGATCTGCAAGCCATGGTAAAGGAAGGTACATTCAGGGAAGACCTTTTCTATCGATTAAACGTGCTACAACTAGAAATCCCACCGTTACGGGAACGCCCTGACGACATCCCACTTCTGGTTAAACATTTTCTTGAAACTTCAGTTGTGCAGATTGGACGTGAAATTCGTGGACTTTCCCCTGAAGCTATGCACGCTCTGACCCAATATGACTGGCCGGGAAACGTGCGTCAGCTAGAGAATGAAGTAGCAAGAGCTGTTGTTCTTTCTCAAAATGAAACAATTGGCATCAGTGATCTTTCTCCGAAATTTGCTCCAGCAGCAAGTACTACACAACAACCTACAGCAGCAGGCATATTTGAACTTATGCCACTACGAAATGCAGAGATTCAACTAATCAGAATGGCTTTGAAAAAATCGAACAATAATAAGTCAGAAGCTGCGCGTATCCTTGGGATTTCGCGGGAAGGATTACGAAAAAAGCTCAACCGCTACAAGTTGTAGCAGTAAAAACTCAATGCAAAATCATCTCGAAAACAACTCGCAGCTATCGGCATCTACTGTAGCTGTACAAAAAAATTCTATTTAGAAAGTTCTGCATTGAGAATAACTGAATATTACATTCAAAACTTCACACTCAAGTTACATAGGACAGATCTACACCCACTTTGAATAAATACAATTAAGTTCGGGAAACTGCTTCTTCATTCTTTGTTTGCGCATCATAAAAAGTACGAAGCAATTCTCTCATTTTTTGTACCGATTCCCGAAATACTTTGCCGGATTGATCGTAGTTAGAAGTGCCAGCCACAGGGGCAGAAAATTCTTCCCCTAGACGCTCAAAAGGCAACGGCTCAAAAGCCCCTATCGCCTGAAAAGCAGCATCAACAAGTCTCTGCATAGACTGAAGCGACGTCATATCGTCCTGAATTTCACCTTCCTGCAACGCACTCATCTTGGTAAGTGCGGTTTGGACTCCTGCTTTAATTTTATCTCGCTTTGTATCATCAAAGCAATACGCTAAACCGTGCCGTGTTGTATCATCATGGGATGCAAACATCGAAAATGTCGCTCTGACAACCACCATGACAAGCGACGCTACGGCAACTGTCACAAGTTGACTTACTTGATTTTCTTCCTGCCCGTCCGCAGTGGAAACATGGAGTGAAGCCTGTTTAATGAGGGCTGTTATAGCCGCATGCGTTTCACTTCCAGCACTAACAGGTTCATGCTCAAAAATATGAAGCAATTCATCTACATGGGCAAAGACTTCTCTAGCTCCGCAAAAATCGAGATTACCAGATGGAGGAATAAGTGATGGTTCTCCCGCTTCATCAACACGAGTTTCACCACCCGTCACAGATTCTGTCCTCTGGATTTCAAGAGCCGCCGAAGCCTGCTTGCTTCCTTCATAATCTTTGGGGTTCAAAGAAATCCACTGCTTAATCTCAGCAATACTCATTGCTTCAAAATCCGGTATGACGTCGGGCACAACATGTCTCCTTTACATAACCGACCGTTACCAAGCCTTTTCTACCCAACCAATTGGCATGCAATAGCACTGCTCTTCAACGCTAGGTATCTCATAGTGATCGGTGATGTTACTCAATACGCTCGAGCATACTTTCAACACGTTTTCGTAACGGGGCGTACTGCGGACTGTCTCCAATCCGACTTAGAGTCAATGCTAACGCTTCGTTAGCTCCTTTCGTATCATTAATAGCAAGCATACATTCTGCGGCATGCAAAAATGGTGAGGGATCGCCTGTATCAAGCTTGCTCGCAATCACGTAATACAAACTGGCTAGCTCATAGCTCCCTTTTTTATAAAAACTAGAGGCAAACCCGAACATATATTTG
Proteins encoded in this region:
- a CDS encoding sigma-54 dependent transcriptional regulator, with protein sequence MPATEPTVFTHLLAVCDSIAQGSYDQARDLYQLTQTETTPAIVSELAEAFGLMLVKLEAREFHLEQIIEELTATRDKLEQARALLAKENTSLKRDLQNKYAAVNIIGSNSKMQSLLKQLERVADAPVTVLLAGETGVGKDLLAKTLHYSSTRASHPYVALNCSAIPETLLESELFGIEKGVASGVSARVGRFEQADGGTLFLDEIGDMPLASQAKILRVIENGEVERVGGRDTITINTRLIAATHKDLQAMVKEGTFREDLFYRLNVLQLEIPPLRERPDDIPLLVKHFLETSVVQIGREIRGLSPEAMHALTQYDWPGNVRQLENEVARAVVLSQNETIGISDLSPKFAPAASTTQQPTAAGIFELMPLRNAEIQLIRMALKKSNNNKSEAARILGISREGLRKKLNRYKL
- a CDS encoding SpoIIE family protein phosphatase, whose amino-acid sequence is MPLIYLTRASVVVAMRNAEERSLSNILHLVELNIDSSYSRLLSSKFTTVTERKANLRQTAVRVSTFLNELPDSNVNAAVKMVNSLNSVSKNTTRVFLYDTKGDLISGLVDIDAKYSLCNIQDMKDRDLAQVAVPENLPPDGEFTVFQHARSTEKAKSLVFFFPMVSKGWSIGVFTSLADIQAAADVQLSKLISSLAATFSKISVYETGYITLFSGTGEVMINTSLQQPDTSVQAAIINAAGSGHRTMTINDPVAGEIEFRFVYIRPLDWYVLVAAPVAEIQKPAYTLFNQQVAIIFFIAIWGFLFALFIAQRLIKPIEMLSNFALRLPRQDFTEQNVINELTAELPVKRTDEVGDLARSIRFMCEELNESVSTMMAATAAKERIQSELVVAREIQEGMLPKTFPAYPDRNEFTLYAALDSAKEVGGDLYDFFFVDDDHLCLVVGDVSDNGVPAALYMAVTVATIRSTMQEGVPVHVAMEKINDVLSQDNPRSMFVTLFIGVLHVPTGTMQFASGGHLPPVLVHNGKPHNVHGVSGLVVGGMEGSTYTSFELQLEKNDTLFIYTDGVTEAMNKQKELYGTDRLLALMEAKSSLRLGDLLYEVRKDVDAFSDGAPQSDDITMLVLRYKGSEQSFL
- a CDS encoding SycD/LcrH family type III secretion system chaperone — translated: MPQHSKDEQHVAENIADIAAQAIQGSVIVKEKLGITDGQMEAMYAVAFNQFQKAAYDDAIQSFSLLCLLNPLEYKYMFGFASSFYKKGSYELASLYYVIASKLDTGDPSPFLHAAECMLAINDTKGANEALALTLSRIGDSPQYAPLRKRVESMLERIE
- a CDS encoding ABC transporter substrate binding protein, with protein sequence MKKLTLLITFCVLLMVPSQHVFAKTMRLGYLEAGSFWTYTASAEALLAALKDPGLASKMNWHNTVTIPDNAYFSPGWGNIDELRNAAATLMQRTDLDLILVAGTDATTAILEKNNGKTPIVAFSVADPVLSGFVKSSHDSGVDNFTVRIVPGRYKRMFDVFYSIAKYKRLGIMYHNSPSTMLFSSVQDARAAAAENGYELVEYPYLPESENTASCKKGLKFLLDKNIDAFFIGSLLCFDWTKADVTPLIDTLIDHNVVTFAREGTPLVKRGGLMGFSTISFSKRGRFLAERVIKILQGASPRSLSMIDNAIPKISLNLLTAEKIGFNPPLDLLAASDEVFLSIDGSCVNQSNSNQSFYTEQE
- a CDS encoding STAS domain-containing protein, which translates into the protein MQLNVTQKDDFFILQVNGRMDAANSVQFENECMALFENGMRCAVVDLGKVEYISSAGLRSILVLAKKLRSEHGEIRFCELHGMVEEVFTISGFNSMFAIYDSCDAALAKRA
- a CDS encoding arginine N-succinyltransferase: MRFIVRGAQHEDLQELCRLAVQAPLLSLQAKPDILAERIETSIQSFAEKLPPEASIYQFVCEDLATKKLAGASTLFGSYISESSPQHYIEVIDKDESQQYRRGVETRRFSGLGGLLVDSMFRNTHYKLGSQLSHVRMLYAGMRPERFTPTLVLELLGKVNTKGQSYFWNCFGKKFTGMEFSEAFERICCNDREFIDMFPKEYELPHGCSKARISENSVPLSSRGSQCLSKRLGFTFQNKVDPVDGALYYSAEYCNLVPLQKAAWYSYKQGNIKGNLHLLATLTKNGEFYGAMTHCGFQNGTAVIRNNICDALRAADSGSIFIAPRC
- a CDS encoding ATP-binding protein, which gives rise to MSDILNLPASLESLIPLHKFISCKAENDKIPAMQVKRIELVIEELIVNLVEHADLSKNSNVSIKWSIETDARTNKRQCVLHIHDWSHEFNPLTAPPPDISADIDRRAIGGLGLHFVRTMSDACVYNRYNNTNILRLAFNLPCE